The DNA region TAGAGGTCTTCGCGGAACCGGCCTGCCGCTACCTCTTGCTCCAGGTCGCGGTTGGTCGCGGCGATGATTTGCACATTCACTTGAATCGGGTGCGAGGCGCCGACGGGGGTCACTTCTCCCTGCTGCAAGACTCGCAGCAGCTTCGGCTGCAGCTCGAGCGGCATCTCCCCGACCTCGTCGAGAAAGACGATCCCCCCTTCGGCGGCCCGGAAGACGCCCAGGCTCTTGCCGGCGGCGCCGGTAAAGGCGCCCTTCTCGTGGCCAAAGAGTTGGCTCTCAGCGAGCGTGGGGGTGAGCGCTGCGCAGTTGACCGGCAACAGCGGTCGGTCGCGGCGGGGGCCGATCTGGTGCAGCAGTTTCGCCCACACTTCCTTTCCGGTGCCGGTTTCGCCGGTCACGAGAACGGGGCACTGCACTTCGGCCGCTTTCTCTGCGTGCCGGGCGATCTGGACGACCTTGGGGTTTTCCCCAAGCACCCAGCTATCTGCCGATTCTGGCGAGAGCGCCAGAAGCGTATCGATCGATGGTGAGATAGATATCGACATCGGGTGATGAGGAGACCTAACAGCACTGGTGACGCACGATCCCCGCAACCAGACCTGACGAAAGCGGCCCCAGCAGGGCCAACTCTTCCAGGAAACGATCGACTCGGCGGTGGGAACGACGCGGTGCGTCTTGGCTGTGTCAGATCACTAGCGTTTCCAGGGGGTGGACCGGGGAAGAGCTTCTTCGCACTCGATACGGAAGACAAACTTGAGCTGTTCGGAACCTTTACGGCCCGCCGCTAAGCTTTTCCTGATCATAATCATCTACGACAACCTCTTCAATCAATTCGCCGCGGAAATCTCCCCGCAAAGAGCCCCCGCGTTCGGCCTGCGCGGGACGTTCCGGACGCACCGGCAAACACGGTTCTCGGGCCGTGTTTCTGGGGGTTTTTGCGTCATTCCCGGCGCCGACGCCTGAGCACTTTAGTGATTTCTGTGCGGAGGCCCGTTGACAGCCGGCAGCAGAATGGTAGCCTTGCGGCGCAGGTTGTGAAGAGCGCGCAGATTCCCTGACCGGAAAATTCGCCCCCATCCCACTTGTGAGGCATCGTCGGCCCGTATAGCGGCGACGCCCCCGGTACAAAATCGGAAATGCCACCCGCCTCAACCTTCTGTCAGCCAGACCCCTGGCAGGCAGATCCCACAGCGGGTGACCACTCAGCCGGCTTGTCGCCGCCTGGGAAGCTGTTGTGGCCCATGGCCAGTTTTAGTGGAGGAATTGAGATGCGTTTTGCGAAGTTCGTGCAGGCGAGCCTGGTGCTCGCCGTCGTCGTGATGGCCACCAGCGCCGAAGCTGGTTTGTTCCACAAGAAGAAGGCGGACAACTGCTGCCCCGCGCCGGCCTCGTGCTGTGCCGTTGAGCAGACCTGCTGCGCCGCCCCGGAGCCCTGCTGCGCCCCCGCCCCGGAGCCGTGCTGTCCTCCTGAGCCGGTCTGCTGCGAGCCCGCCCCCGTTTGCTGCGAGCCCGTTTCGTGCTGTGCGCCCGCTCCCGTGTGCTGCGACCCCTGCGATCCGTGCTGCAAGCCCCAGCGTCAGGGCTGCTTCGCTCGCATGCGGGCCAAGCGTGCCGCCAAGAATTGCTGCACCCCGTGCTGCACTCCTTGCTGCATGTAGTCAGACAGGCGGCCTGCCGCCAAAACGATCGACCACAACGGGTCTCGCTCATTCGCTGGGCGAGGCCCGTTGTTCTTGTGAGTGGTTCCGCGGACCTTGCCAGGCCTGGCAAGATTGACGAAACACCCCAAGCCCCTTAACCTACGCAATCGGAACCAAGGCCCAGCACGCGGTGTCGCGGCCTTTTTCCGGCGAGACAGAGCAACCCGGCCACCGAGTAGAAGCGCTCATACCCTGTGGTCTGGCTGAGGGATCTCCCCCATCCGGCATGGTTGCCGTCCCATTGATCGAGCGCACCCGCTTAAGGAGAGACTGTGATGTCGTTTACCCCCGTTTTGCGTTTCGGAGTTGCTGCGACCCTGGTTGCCGGATTGGCACTGGCCACCGCCAGCACCGCCGAGGCCGGCCTGTTCGCCAAGCTGTGTGGCAAGAAGAAGTCGAACTGCTGCCCCGCCCCCACCTGCTGCGAGCCGGTCTCGTGCTGCGCCCAGCAGCCCACCTGCTGCGAAGCTCCCGTGAGCGATTGCGGTTGCAGCGCCCCGGTCAGCGACTGCGGCTGCAGCGCCCCGGCGAGTGATTGTGGTTGCGGCGCCCCGGCCGCTGATTGTGGCTGCGGCTCGGCCGTGGTTGAGTCGGGTTGTGGTTGTGGCGGCGCGGTCGTGGAGGGTTCGGTCGTGATCGAGAGCTCCCCCGCCGACGCCCCGACCCCGGCCGCCGGCGAGATGAAGGCCCCCGAGGCCCCCAAGGCGCCGGAAGCCCCGAAGGCCCCTGAGGCCCCCAAGGCCGACGAAGCCGCCTAAGGCGATTCGTCACCCGGGTTTCGTTGAGTAATCGAAGAAGGGGGTCGGCCCAAACGGGCCGGCCCCCTCTTTTTTTGCGCCGCTGAATTCCTCAAAAGCGAGAGCGAGCTGGGGCGCCCGCGCCCCTGGCCTCCGCGATCGCGCATGACGAGATGGCGCCGGCGACGGTCCAGCTCGCGCGGGGCGGTCCCTCTGGGCTACATGTCGTAGTACATGCAGAACTCGTGCGGGTGCGGCCTGAGGGCGAGCACCTTTACCTCGTTCTTCATCTTGTACGAGATCCACGTGCTGATCACGTCCTCGGTGAACACGTCGCCGCGGAGCAAGAACTCGTGGTCCTTGGCCAGCGCCTCGAGCGCCGCTTCCAACGAGGGAGGGGTCGACGGCACGTCGGCCAGCTCTTCGGGCGACAGATCGTAGATGTCCTTGTCCAGCGGCTCGCCCGGGTCGATCTTGTTCTGGATGCCGTCCAGCGCCGCCATCATCAACGCAGTGAAAGCCAGGTAGGGGTTGCAACTGGGGTCGGGGCAGCGGAACTCGATCCGCTTCGCCTTGGGGCTGGGGCTGTACATCGGGATCCGGCACGACGCCGAACGGTTCCGCTGGCTGTACGCCAGGTTCACCGGCGCCTCGAAGCCCGGCACCAGCCGCTTGTAGCTGTTGGTGGTGGGGTTGGTCAGCGCCAGCAGCGCCGGGGCGTGCTTCAGGATCCCCCCCAGGGCGTACAGGGCCATCTCCGACAGGCCCGCGTAGCCGTTGCCGGCGAAGAGTGGCTCGCCCCCCTTCCACAGCGAGATGTGGCAGTGCATCCCCGACCCGTTGTCGCTGAACAGCGGCTTGGGCATGAACGTGGCGCTCTTGCCGTGCCGGTGGGCCACGTTCTTGATGATGTACTTGTACTTGCAGATCTTGTCTCCCATGGACACCAGTTCGTCGAACCGCAGGTCGATCTCGCACTGGCCGGCGGTCGCCACCTCGTGGTGGGCGGCCTCTACGTCCATGCCGCACTCGATCATCGTCTGCATCATCTCGTTGCGGATGTCGAACAGCGTGTCTGCCGGCGGGCAGGGGAAGTACCCCTCCTTGTGCCGGATCTTGTGCCCCAGGTTGGGGCCCTCGTCCGCGCCGCGGTTCCACTCCGCCTCGGCGCTGTCGATCAGGTAGTAGCTGCCCTCGGGACGCGAGTCGAAGCGGATGTCATCAAAGACGAAGAACTCCGCCTCGGGGCCGATGAAGCAAGTATCGGCGATGCCGGTGCTCCGCAGGTAGTTCACCCCCTTGCGGGCGATGTTGCGCGGGTCGCGGGTGTAGTCCTCGCGGGTGATCGGGTCCTGCACGTTGCAGATGATCACCATGGTCGGCATGTGGGCGAACGGATCAACGAACGCGGTCTCCGGGTCGGGGACCAGCAGCATGTCGCTCTCGTTGATCGCCTGCCAGCCGCGGATGCTCGAGCCGTCGAAGCCCAACCCCTCCTCAAAAAGCGCCTCGTCCAGCTTCCCCACGGGGATGCAGAAGTGCTGCCACAGGCCGGGGAAATCCATGAAGCGGAAGTCGATCGCCTTGATGTCGCGTTCCCGACAGAGCGCCAGGACGTCTTGCGGAGTCATCGCCATGATCTTCATCCCCAGAAGCAAGAAGAGTTAAGAACCGCTAGCGAGAAAGCTATCCGATCCGATGTGCCGTTGGAAGGGTTTCGGGCCGCCCGAACGACGATCACTCGCACAGGCGCAGAGCCGCAGAGCACCAGAGAATCCTCTGCGTCTCCGCGCCTCCGCGAGAGCCTTTTCCCACACCAAGTCCCCCAACTCGAAGTTGCAGCCCCCCGCCCATTGGGCGATGATAGCAGCATCCCCCAGCCGACTCCTCTGAGAGCTTCGATGGCCGAACGCAGGCTTCATTTTTTGCCCACCAAGTCGACCTTCAAGCTGGGCGACCGCCTCGGCACGGGGACCGTGGGCGTGGTCTACCGGGCCACTAGCCCCGACCTCGACGCCCCCGTCGCCGTCAAGCTGCTCCACCCCAACGTCACCGGCGACGCGAACATCGTTGAGCGCTTCGAACGCGAGATCGTCATCACCGAGCGGCTCAACCACCCGCACATCGTCCGCCACTTCGGCGGCGGGCAGATGAACGGGCAGCTCTTCTACGCGATGCAACTGCTGGAGCACGGCTCGCTCAAGGACCGCTTGGCCAGGTTCGGCCCCATGCCTTGGCCGCAGGTGGCCGGGTTCGCGTTGCAGATCGCCTCCGCGTTGCAGCACGCCCACAACCACGGGGTGATCCACCGCGACCTGAAGCCCAGCAACCTGTTCTTCAACGACCAGGGCGACCTGGTGCTGGGCGACTTCGGCATCGCCCGCGACACCTACGCCGCCGACATCACCGCCCAGGGGATCACCGTGGGCACCTATGCTTATATGTCTCCGGAACAGATCCGGGCCGACGCACGCATCTCCGGCAAGGCCGACCTCTACTCGCTGGGCTGCGTGATGTACGAGATGCTCACGGGCAGGCCCCCGTACCTGGGCGCCAACTTCGCCCAGGTGTGGGACCAGCACCTCAACAAGCCGGTCCCCAGCGTCCGCGACGCGGGGGTCGACTGCCCCAGGTGGCTCGACGACCTGGTGCAGCAACTGATGGCCAAGGAACCCGACGGCCGCCCCTTCAACGCCCGCAGCGTCGAGGGGCTGCTGCGGCAGCAGCTTGCCGACGAGTTCGGCGACGCCGAGTACCGCAAGCTCACCCGCGACCTCCCCGAGTTCACCGACGAACCGGCCGAACAGCAGGGCCCGCGGACCTGGGTGCTGTGGCTGGTGATGGGGTTGATCGTGGTCGGCCTGGCGATCACGGCGATCGGCCGGAGCTGACCGCCCGGCGCCCCCGCCGGACGCGTGGAGAGGTTTTGTCCGTTTTGTCCCCCACCTGGCGGATCGAAAATCGGACAAACCCCCCACCTCCCCCCAAGAATGCCCCAAGGCAAAGGGTTTCCGGGCGCCAACATGCAAGCAGCAAGCCTCCACGGAGCAGCTCCAGCGGACAGCAAAGGGACAAAACTAGGCGCACGCAAACCGCCCATCCGCAGACATACGCCGTGCATTGTCGCGGCCGGCGTCGGCGCCCGCGACAACGATTCCTAGCCACCGGCGCCGCCGAGAGTTTGTCCGGGGCGCGCCAAGATTGACGGCTCCGGCCTGTCGACCCAGACTTAGCTAGACAATCTAGCTAAGGAGCCGCGATGGAATGGAAATTAGCCGAGGCCAAGAATAAGCTCAGCGAGCTTGTGACCCGGGCCACGTCCGAAGGGCCTCAAACGATTCGGCGAAACGGGGTGGGCGTAATCGTTGTGGCGGAAGAGACGTACTTGGAGCTGACCGGACAGCGTCCCAGTTTCAAGCAGTGGCTGCTGGAAGGCCCCCGCATCGACGACCTAGAGTTGCCGAGCCGCGACCCATCGCCGATGCGAGAGGTCGACCTGTGAAGGTGTTGCTCGATACGAATGTCGTCTCCGAAGCACGCAAGCCGCGCGGGAACCCCGGCGTACGCAGGCGGCTGGCAGAGCTGGACGAATTCAATCAGTTCTTAAGCGTGGTCTCGATTGGCGAGATCGCTTACGGCGTGGCGCGGCTTGCCCGCGGCAAACTCCGCGATGCCCTCGAGCTCTGGCTCGCCCAAGCAGAACGGAGTTTCGCAGACAGGCTCCTCCCGGTCGATGCCCAGGTCGCCGGGCTCTGGGGCGAACTGGCAGCGCGATCCGCGGCGGCCGGTGGCACGATCTCGCTGGCCGATGGGCTGATCGCCGCCACCGCCATCCACCACGGCATGAGGTTGATGACCCGCAACGTGGCGGATTTTGCGTCGACGGGGGGGATGCTGATCAACCCGTGGGAGGAGTAAGAGCGGCGACCCCGCTCGTCGCGGCGGCACGGCAAACACGCCTTGCGCTTCGCTGTGCGACAGCGGCGGCACACGTAGCAGGACTGAACGGTGGAAAACCCCTACCAATCACCACTGACCCGGCCGGCGCCCCCCGGGCCGGCCGGCCCGCGGCCGCCCCGATTCCGGCGGTGGGTGCTCTTGTTGTGGGTGGCGGGCGTCGGCGCCGCGATGGCCGAGGTTGCCTTTCACATTTCATTGCAGCGGCTGCAATCACTCTCGGAGTCCGACACGGGGGGCGACCTCAACTCCGCCCGGACCTACCACGCCTTGTTGAGCCTCCTGTTGGTCGTTTGCGGCGGCGTGCTGGGCGCACTCTTCTACTGCGGGCCGCTCGCGTTGCGACGCCGGTGGCATCGAAAGAAGCACGACACGCGCTAAAGCCGACTCGGCAAGCAGGCCCCGATTCACCGCGCAGCAACCCACCCCAGCGGCCGGATGAGCGGGCGCCCAGTGGACCGCTGCCGCGCACCCGGTACGCCGGAGCCCCCGTGCGTGCCAGTCGACCACGCCGGCCAACGCCCGTTCCAACGCCAGCGTTTTAGCCAGTGTACAGTTGCGGACGGGTGGTCGGACCCCGGACACTTGGCGGGTGCCGGAACTGAGGGAGGTGATGTCCACCGCTGCGACTTGTCTGAGCCTCCAGCCGCCTCGGGTGACGCCACCGATCGCAGAGAGAAAATAACGCGGAAGTCGCACCGGTCGGGTAGCTCTGCGCCCGCAGATGCAGGCTCCCGAACGGTACTGCAGCTGGTTCCTGCATAAGCAGCCCCGATGCCGAATCGCCAGGCGGCAAACAATGAGCGTGTCGCCAGGCCGGGGCGTCGCCCAGCAACACAGGCCCACGGAAGTGTAGACTATGGCGTCCCGCCATCGGCGGGGCCTACAATTCAACAGCTAGCTCATCCCTCCGCTCGAAGTAGCATCATGTACAGGTTTTTGTTTGCCGTTGTGCTCCTCCTCTTAGGGCCGTCGTTGTTGTCGGCCGCGGACCGGCCCAACATCCTCTTCTTCTTCGCGGATGACTGGGACTGCACCGCGGGCGTGTACGCGCGGTCCGGCCGGCCGACGACGAGCGACATTGTCAAGACACCGAACATCGACCGTATCGGGCGCGAAGGGGTGATCTTTGACAACGCCTTTGTGCAGGTGTCTTCTTGTGGGCCAAGTCGGGCGTCGCTGAGTACCGGGCGTAGTTTCTGGCGGAACGGGAGCAGGGCCTTCAAGGGGGGGGATTGCTTTGGCCGCGAGGACGACCCCTACTCGGGTTTGCCCAAGTTCCCCGATCTGCTGCGTGAATCGGGGTATCACGTTGACAAGTACTGGAAGACGATTGACTTTCAGGTATCGCCAGGGACGCCGGAGAAATCGGGCGCCCCCCGTCTAGAAAACGTCAAGGTGCCGCGGTACGGCCTCCACGTGAGTAGGGGCGCCACAGAGCCAGAGCGGGCTAGGCTTCGCCAACAGGTGATCGACGCGACCCGTAAGGTGTTTCTGCAATCGATGGGGAAGGTTCCCCAAGGCAAGCCATTCTTCTTCATATTCGGTCCGATCAATACGCACCGTCCGTATGCAGCGGGTTCCGGCCAACGGCTTTGGGGAATTGATCCGGAGGACCTGCGGGAGCGTCTCCCCGTCTTTATTCCGGACGTACGTGAGACGCGCGAGGATTTCGCGGACTACCTCGGCGAGATACAGGCGCTCGACCTGATGTTGGGCGTCATTCTCGAGGAACTCGAAGCATCGAAGAAGCTAGTCGACACGCTGGTTATTCTCTCAGGCGACAACGGCATGCCCGGCGTCCCGCGCGGGAAGACCACTTGCTTTGACCTAGGCGTCAAAGCCCCATTGATGATGCGATTGCCTGGCCTGATCACACCCGGGCGCCGCGTGCAAGACTTTGTAACGGTCTCGGATATCGCTCCAACGCTCCTTGATCTTACGGGGGAAGCGGTCCCGGAGACGATGGACGCGGAGAGTTTTCTTACCCAGATCACGAGCAAGAAAGACGGCTGGATTGACCCGGCACGGGACCATGTCTTCACTGGGCGGGAGCGTCATTGCATGTCGATCGTGCGAGATGGGTTCTTGCCCTATCCTATCCGATCTGTGCGATCCAAGGATTACCTCTACGTCCGAAACTTCAAGAGCGATCGCACGCTATACGGAGATGAGAAGTACAACTATGCAGATATGGACTCAAGCCCAACCAAGAGCCTCTTGCTCTCTCGGAGGGACAGTCCGCTGTTTAGGCTTCACTTCGAACATCAGCCGGACGAACTGTTGTTCGAGATCGATAGCGATCCGCATTGCATGGAGAACCTTGTGGGGAAGCAGGAGGCGATGCGGGCGCTAGAGCGACACCGAGCGCTGCTGGACGAGAAGATGCGAAGCACTGCCGATCCTCGCCTCGACGATTCGTTTGATCGCATGCCGTGGGTGGAAGAAGTGACCAGTGCGAAGGCGGGGTAGGGCATCTTGGCCGACGTTGGACCAGTCCCGACGTTTTGGCTCTGACACGCGGGGAACAAGACACCCCTCATGTTAACCCACGTCAGCCTGCACGGCCGGTCCAACCATCTTGTCTACGTCACTGCCCCTGTTGTCCACTCAAGTCCGAAACGCCGCAGAATGAAAGCGATTTACATTTCTCGGAGCCGGGGGGCGCTTTGGCCCTGTTTGACTCCTCGGCGCGGCGGTTCAGGCGGTAGCTCTTGCCGGTGATGGTGAGGATTACGGCGTGGTGCAGGAACCGATCGAGGATCGCCGTGGCGGTCGGGACATCCCGCAGCGGTGCAGCTCACCTCAGCGGCTCGAAGAGGCCAGAATCCAGCTGCGGCGAAGACGGCCGCTACGCGGCCTAGCCAACACGGGCACGCGGCGGTTCCTGCTTTGCCGCGACGCCATTATCCTGCGGCGGGGTTTATTTTGAATGTGGCTTTCCTATTCCTGCTGGTGAGAGTTGATGAGTACCAAACGCTCCCTTCTGGTCGGCGCAGTTCTCTTAGGGGGCGTCGCGGTCGTCATCGCCCAGCCATTCGGCCGGCCCCCGGCGCGGCGGCACACCGTTACCCAGGCGGGCGAGCTGCGGCTGGCGCCGTCGACCGAGGCGCCGCTCGCCGCCAGCCGGGTCAGCATCGTGGTCGAGGGCGGCCAGCGGGTGATCCGCGCCAACGGCCTCCCCGAGCACAACACCGGTCGGTTCCCGGGCCGCGGGAACCCCAACCCCATCAGCCACGGCGATTGCGCCAAGCTAGGCAATATGCGACCCTCTAGGCAAGCCGGCGTTTGGAATGGCAGCAGGTGTTGCCTGGCGGCCGGCGGGACCTGGAGGGATGGGCATGGGCGCCAAGGCGAGCGTGCGGATTGCGGAGCATTTCGAGGGCCTCACCGACCCGCGTCGGCGTGAGGTGACCTACCCGCTGGTGAACATCGTGGCGATGGCGTTGTGCGCGGTGCTGAGCGGGGCGGACGACTTCGTGGCGATCGCCGACTGGTCGCGGGAGAAGAAGGATTGGCTGGCGAGATTCTTGGACATGAGCAGTGGGGTCCCCTCGCACGACCGCTTCAACGCGGTCTTCGCGGCGATCAAGCCGGCGGAGTTCGAGAAGTGCCTGCTGAGCTTCATCACGGCGTTGCACGAGGTGACCGAAGGGCAGGTGATCGCGATCGACGGCAAGACCTTACGGAGGAGCTTCGACGCGGCGAGCAGCAAGGCGCCGATCCACATGGTCAGCGCGTGGGCGTCGGCCAATCACATCGCGCTGGGGCAGGTGGTCACCGACGCGAAGAGCAACGAGATCACGGCCATTCCCAAGCTGCTGGATATCCTAGAAATCCAGGGGTGTTTGGTGACGATCGATGCGATGGGCTGCCAGCGGGAGATCGCCGAGCAGATCGTCGTGGGAGGGGGGGACTACGTGCTGGCGGTCAAGGGGAACCAGCCCAAGCTGCACACAGCGATCAAGGGCTTCTTCGCCGCCCACCTCGAAGACGATTGCAGCGGCATCGATTGCCGCCGCTCCGAGTCGCACGAGAAGGGGCACGGCCGGCAGGACGATCGCTACTACTACTTAGCGAAGCTTCCGGACGGGTTCGACGAGGGGAGCAAGTGGCGCGGGCTCAAGGCGATCGGCCTGGCGTGCCGCATCACGACCCACGCCGACGGAACGCAGACGCACGACACCCGCTACTACATCGCCAGCCGCTACCTCAGCGGCCAAAAGTTCGCCGACGCGGTCCGTGGCCACTGGGCGATCGAGAACGCGTTGCACTGGCAACTAGACGTCACCTTCGGCGAAGACCAATGCCGCATCCGCAAAGGCCACGCCGACGCCAACTTCAGCCTGCTGCGCAGGACAGCGCTGAGCCTGCTCAAGAACAACACCTCACGCAAGCTGGGCGTCAAGAACAAACGCCTCGCGGCCGCATGGAGCGACCAGTATCGGCTGGAAGTCCTGTGCGGGAGGTGAGTTATGGTGCGATCGCCCTGCCCCATCAGCGAGCAGGACTACACGTACAAGGTCCCCGCGGCGCCCCAGGCGGCCGAGAAGACCACGCCGCTGGGGATGCACAACTTTGGGATCGCGCTGAACGGCGTGCCGTTCGACCCCGGGGCCGCGGAGTTCTTCCAGGGGGTGCGTGGCAGCAAGTGGCAGTACGAGCCCCTCTCGGGCGCCCTGCAGATGGGGATCGACGCGTCGCACGCCCACGTGCAGCCGACCGGCGCCTACCACTACCACGGCCTGCCGACCGGGTTGCTCGACGCGGTCAAGCTGGACCCCACGCGCCACTCGCCGCAGATCGGCTGGGCCGCGGACGGCTTCCCGATGTACGCCGTGTACGGCTACACGGACGCAGAGGATGACGGGTCCCCCATCAAACCGCTCAAGTCGAGCTATCGCTTGAAGCAGGGCGACCGACCCGGCGGCGACGAGCCAAGCGGGAAGTACGATGGCGCGTTCATCGCCGACTACGAGCACGCCCCCGGCTCGGGCGACCTGGACGAGTGCAACGGCCGCCGGTGCGTGACCCCCGATTTTCCGGAGGGGACGTACGCGTACTTCCTCACCGAAGACTGGCCGGTGATCCCGCGGAACTACCGGGGGACGCCATCGCCCGACTTCACACGCCGCGGTCCGCGGCCGCGGTGATCTTGCGCGGGTTGAATGCTATTCACCCAAATTCAACTCCGCATAGACCAGAGACCAATCGGGGACGCCACGCAGGGGCCTTACAGATCGAAAGGTGAAGGTAGTATCGCCCGGGCCGTTGAACGGCAGCGGAGAGCCTGGAAGTGGAAGTTGGTTCGCAAGTTTCCAAGCGAGGAACCACTCACAGTCTACCGGAAAAAGCACCGTAAACGACGGCTCAGCATGCACATAAGCCACGGGAACAACGAGGGGCCAGTCGTTGACACCCTTAGGATGCCACGCGGACCAGCCGGGCATTGTTGTGTAGTGGGCGTCGTCCAAAACCGCAGAGATGTCCGAAGCGGAGGCCAAGTCCTGCACCACCGGCGTAAGGCGCCTAGCGGCAGAGCTTACTGACCGCTGGTAACGAAGTTGGTGGCATAGGTTGATCCACGGGACAAGACAAAGCGGAAAAATCGCCATCGCAGCGAACAACGAGCCTGCCCACGCCCGCGAGATGGGTGCGGCAAACGCAAATCGCCAAGACAGATAGGCACACGCTCCGATCAAGGCCGCCAATGCCAATAGGCGCCAGCCATACATCGAGATCCACTGCCAGCGCCGCCCACTCTGACTCCACACGAACTCGAAGTTTTTCGTAAAGACGTCGATGACGTAGGCCGTTTCTACATCGAGCGAGATCCATAAGACCCCGACGGCGAGCAAGAACAAGTAGCCTAGAAGCGGGAGAGCAAGATCAGCATTCATGGCGTCTGTCTCCTAGACCTGATTGACTGCCCCCGGACGTGCGGACAAGAAGGTAGTATACAGCCGAGAGACCGAGCAGGTTGTGCGATCGCTCCCTGATATTTCGCTACAGCGACCAACTGAGCTGCAGGGCGCCAAACGCGCTCGGGTCGATCGCGATCTCGTCGCGGCGGTTGTCGGAGAATCCGTCGGCCTGGAAGGCCTGTCGGTCAAAGACGTACCCGGCCGATAAATCGAGCGTTAGCCCCGCGAGCAGG from Pirellulimonas nuda includes:
- the glnA gene encoding type I glutamate--ammonia ligase; translated protein: MAMTPQDVLALCRERDIKAIDFRFMDFPGLWQHFCIPVGKLDEALFEEGLGFDGSSIRGWQAINESDMLLVPDPETAFVDPFAHMPTMVIICNVQDPITREDYTRDPRNIARKGVNYLRSTGIADTCFIGPEAEFFVFDDIRFDSRPEGSYYLIDSAEAEWNRGADEGPNLGHKIRHKEGYFPCPPADTLFDIRNEMMQTMIECGMDVEAAHHEVATAGQCEIDLRFDELVSMGDKICKYKYIIKNVAHRHGKSATFMPKPLFSDNGSGMHCHISLWKGGEPLFAGNGYAGLSEMALYALGGILKHAPALLALTNPTTNSYKRLVPGFEAPVNLAYSQRNRSASCRIPMYSPSPKAKRIEFRCPDPSCNPYLAFTALMMAALDGIQNKIDPGEPLDKDIYDLSPEELADVPSTPPSLEAALEALAKDHEFLLRGDVFTEDVISTWISYKMKNEVKVLALRPHPHEFCMYYDM
- a CDS encoding sulfatase family protein, yielding MYRFLFAVVLLLLGPSLLSAADRPNILFFFADDWDCTAGVYARSGRPTTSDIVKTPNIDRIGREGVIFDNAFVQVSSCGPSRASLSTGRSFWRNGSRAFKGGDCFGREDDPYSGLPKFPDLLRESGYHVDKYWKTIDFQVSPGTPEKSGAPRLENVKVPRYGLHVSRGATEPERARLRQQVIDATRKVFLQSMGKVPQGKPFFFIFGPINTHRPYAAGSGQRLWGIDPEDLRERLPVFIPDVRETREDFADYLGEIQALDLMLGVILEELEASKKLVDTLVILSGDNGMPGVPRGKTTCFDLGVKAPLMMRLPGLITPGRRVQDFVTVSDIAPTLLDLTGEAVPETMDAESFLTQITSKKDGWIDPARDHVFTGRERHCMSIVRDGFLPYPIRSVRSKDYLYVRNFKSDRTLYGDEKYNYADMDSSPTKSLLLSRRDSPLFRLHFEHQPDELLFEIDSDPHCMENLVGKQEAMRALERHRALLDEKMRSTADPRLDDSFDRMPWVEEVTSAKAG
- a CDS encoding ISAs1 family transposase, whose amino-acid sequence is MGAKASVRIAEHFEGLTDPRRREVTYPLVNIVAMALCAVLSGADDFVAIADWSREKKDWLARFLDMSSGVPSHDRFNAVFAAIKPAEFEKCLLSFITALHEVTEGQVIAIDGKTLRRSFDAASSKAPIHMVSAWASANHIALGQVVTDAKSNEITAIPKLLDILEIQGCLVTIDAMGCQREIAEQIVVGGGDYVLAVKGNQPKLHTAIKGFFAAHLEDDCSGIDCRRSESHEKGHGRQDDRYYYLAKLPDGFDEGSKWRGLKAIGLACRITTHADGTQTHDTRYYIASRYLSGQKFADAVRGHWAIENALHWQLDVTFGEDQCRIRKGHADANFSLLRRTALSLLKNNTSRKLGVKNKRLAAAWSDQYRLEVLCGR
- a CDS encoding YHYH protein, which gives rise to MVRSPCPISEQDYTYKVPAAPQAAEKTTPLGMHNFGIALNGVPFDPGAAEFFQGVRGSKWQYEPLSGALQMGIDASHAHVQPTGAYHYHGLPTGLLDAVKLDPTRHSPQIGWAADGFPMYAVYGYTDAEDDGSPIKPLKSSYRLKQGDRPGGDEPSGKYDGAFIADYEHAPGSGDLDECNGRRCVTPDFPEGTYAYFLTEDWPVIPRNYRGTPSPDFTRRGPRPR
- a CDS encoding ATP-binding protein, with protein sequence MRDVPTATAILDRFLHHAVILTITGKSYRLNRRAEESNRAKAPPGSEKCKSLSFCGVSDLSGQQGQ
- a CDS encoding type II toxin-antitoxin system VapC family toxin — encoded protein: MKVLLDTNVVSEARKPRGNPGVRRRLAELDEFNQFLSVVSIGEIAYGVARLARGKLRDALELWLAQAERSFADRLLPVDAQVAGLWGELAARSAAAGGTISLADGLIAATAIHHGMRLMTRNVADFASTGGMLINPWEE
- a CDS encoding sigma-54 interaction domain-containing protein, which codes for MSISISPSIDTLLALSPESADSWVLGENPKVVQIARHAEKAAEVQCPVLVTGETGTGKEVWAKLLHQIGPRRDRPLLPVNCAALTPTLAESQLFGHEKGAFTGAAGKSLGVFRAAEGGIVFLDEVGEMPLELQPKLLRVLQQGEVTPVGASHPIQVNVQIIAATNRDLEQEVAAGRFREDLYYRLNMVELRVPPLRQRVEDIPRFVEYFSCKYAARYSRAQWRPSDEQLQGFCEFHWPGNIRQLSHVIEQAYVLDCEPTLPALRSGDTNAPSLPFTNLDRLRAAAVRQALRSSQGHKGRAARLLGVHPNTMTRLIQQLGADESAES
- a CDS encoding type II toxin-antitoxin system prevent-host-death family antitoxin; amino-acid sequence: MEWKLAEAKNKLSELVTRATSEGPQTIRRNGVGVIVVAEETYLELTGQRPSFKQWLLEGPRIDDLELPSRDPSPMREVDL
- a CDS encoding serine/threonine protein kinase, whose protein sequence is MAERRLHFLPTKSTFKLGDRLGTGTVGVVYRATSPDLDAPVAVKLLHPNVTGDANIVERFEREIVITERLNHPHIVRHFGGGQMNGQLFYAMQLLEHGSLKDRLARFGPMPWPQVAGFALQIASALQHAHNHGVIHRDLKPSNLFFNDQGDLVLGDFGIARDTYAADITAQGITVGTYAYMSPEQIRADARISGKADLYSLGCVMYEMLTGRPPYLGANFAQVWDQHLNKPVPSVRDAGVDCPRWLDDLVQQLMAKEPDGRPFNARSVEGLLRQQLADEFGDAEYRKLTRDLPEFTDEPAEQQGPRTWVLWLVMGLIVVGLAITAIGRS